A window of Piliocolobus tephrosceles isolate RC106 chromosome 13, ASM277652v3, whole genome shotgun sequence contains these coding sequences:
- the LOC111544966 gene encoding LOW QUALITY PROTEIN: olfactory receptor 10V1 (The sequence of the model RefSeq protein was modified relative to this genomic sequence to represent the inferred CDS: inserted 2 bases in 2 codons) encodes MYFFLANFATLEIYFFTIAPLTLANVLSMGRNFISLPGCGAQMFFFIFLGSADCILLAVMAFDWFVAICHPLPYGLIMSWRLCVRLALGSLLLGFFLAMQLTMLIFQLPLCSSKEKFYCDVLPVMRLACADTWVHKXTLCVVSMTVLTVPFLLITLCYVFIMAAMLKIHSAEGRHKAFSTXSSRLTVVLLQDGCTSLIFLCPSSSYYPERGQVVSVVYTFITPVLKPLIYSMRNRELKDALKRAMTRVLLL; translated from the exons ATGTACTTCTTCCTGGCAAACTTTGCAACTCTGGAGAtctactttttcaccattgcccctTTGACTCTGGCCAACGTCCTGTCCATGGGGAGAAACTTCATCTCCCTGCCCGGCTGTGGAGCCCAGAtgttcttcttcatcttcctggGAAGTGCTGACTGCATCCTGCTGGCTGTCATGGCCTTTGACTGGTTTGTGGCCATCTGTCATCCTCTCCCTTACGGCCTCATCATGAGCTGGAGATTGTGTGTCCGGCTGGCCCTGGGGTCTCTGCTGCTGGGGTTCTTCTTAGCCATGCAGCTGACCATGCTTATCTTCCAACTCCCTTTATGCAGCAGCAAAGAAAAGTTCTACTGTGATGTCCTCCCTGTCATGAGACTGGCCTGTGCAGACACCTGGGTCCATA TCACTCTGTGTGTGGTCAGCATGACCGTTCTCACCGTCCCCTTCCTGCTCATCACTCTCTGCTATGTCTTCATCATGGCTGCCATGCTGAAGATCCACTCTGCAGAGGGGAGGCACAAGGCCTTCTCCA TTTCCTCCCGCCTGACTGTGGTTCTTCTCCAGGATGGATGTACAAGCCTCATCTTCTTGTGTCCCAGCTCTAGCTACTATCCTGAGAGGGGCCAGGTAGTATCTGTGGTTTACACCTTCATTACCCCTGTGCTTAAGCCCTTGATCTACAGCATGAGGAACAGAGAACTTAAGGAtgctttgaagagagcaatgaCGAGGGTCCTGCTGCTCTAA